The sequence TCCACTTTACCGGAAGTCTCGTCTATTTTAAGCTCTACGCGCAAGTGGCCTTCAATCCGCGTAACGGGATCAACAACTATTCGCTTCATGCTTGTGTCCTCCTTGTCTCACTATCGTCACTATGGCTGCTCCGCTTTTGGACGGCGGATAAGAGGCCGTGCGCCACAACTCCGGCCGCCGCAACGCCGGCTGCCACCATGCCCACCTTGTCCGCATTGGCAATAGTATTGGGTACGGGAATATTGGGCAGACGCTCATAAAAAGGGCCATTATCCCAGAAATTATTACTACTGCAGGCAATACAGCCGTGTCCCGATTGAATGGGGTAGGACAAACCGTTCCACCACCGCATGTTGCCGCACGAGTTATAAGTTTCCGGACCACGGCAGCCTACTTTGTACAAGCACCAGCCAGCCTTGCTGCCGGCATCGTCAAATTTTTCGACAAACATGCCGGAATCGAAGAACGGTCGGCGGTAACAGGTATCATGGATACGATTACCATAAAACTGTTTCGGTCGGCCCTTACTATCTAGCGGCGGGAGTTGCCCGAACAGGGCGTAATGCATCACCACGCCGGTCATGACTTCCGGAATGGGGGGACAACCAGGCACTTTTACAATCGGAATGCTGCTGCCTAGTACGTCGCTAATGGAAACCGACTTGGTCGGGTTCGGCTTAGCCGCCTGAATTCCGCCCCAGGCGGCACAGGAGCCGTACTCAATGATGGCGGCAGCGCCTTTTGCCGCCTCTTTTAAAGCCGTGATAAAGGTTTTACCGCCAACCATGCAGTGAATTCCTTCATCAGCGAGCGGCACGGCACCTTCTACGGCCAATATGTACTTTCCGGCGTATTTCGTCATGATATCAGCCAAATGATGTTCA comes from Thermosinus carboxydivorans Nor1 and encodes:
- a CDS encoding hydrogenase small subunit, which gives rise to MDKKDSLWDLFQQKNLSRRTFLKTCVAITGILGLSPAMVPEVVAAAEKKPLVPVIWLHGHECTGCDEAFIRSQSPLASDVVLNMISLEYSDTLAAAAGEPFEHHLADIMTKYAGKYILAVEGAVPLADEGIHCMVGGKTFITALKEAAKGAAAIIEYGSCAAWGGIQAAKPNPTKSVSISDVLGSSIPIVKVPGCPPIPEVMTGVVMHYALFGQLPPLDSKGRPKQFYGNRIHDTCYRRPFFDSGMFVEKFDDAGSKAGWCLYKVGCRGPETYNSCGNMRWWNGLSYPIQSGHGCIACSSNNFWDNGPFYERLPNIPVPNTIANADKVGMVAAGVAAAGVVAHGLLSAVQKRSSHSDDSETRRTQA